One window of Nymphaea colorata isolate Beijing-Zhang1983 chromosome 1, ASM883128v2, whole genome shotgun sequence genomic DNA carries:
- the LOC116267527 gene encoding non-specific phospholipase C2-like, translating into MAMITTTGRRKMTTIRRNPATLLLLIALAVLHPVPCRTGSIPGPIKTVVVLVMENRSFDHMLGWMKRINPEIDGVTGAESNRLKATDPSSPRFFFNNTSQYVDADPGHSFQAIREQIFGSEDVSAFPAPMNGFVQQAYSMTNSTAMPTEVMNGFEPESVPVYQALVSEFAVFDRWFASVPASTQPNRLYVHSATSHGATSNIPALLIEGYPQRTIFDCLDEEGLSFGIYYQNIPATMFYKSLRKLRFATKFRPYDLRFKADARAGRLPNYVVVEQRYMDSKALPANDDHPSHDVYQGQLLVKEVYEALRSSPQWNETLLLITYDEHGGFYDHVPTPVRDVPSPDGIVGPEPFFFKFDRLGVRVPTIAISPWIEKATVVHRPDGPFPSSEFEHSSVSATVKKLFNLNSNYLTKRAAWAGTFEKILQARTTPRTDCPEQLPTPKRMRMTDANEEANLSQFQDELIQLAAVLVGDHELVGFPDKIGEKMTVRQGKQYAEDAVKRFLDASLTARKMGVGDHQIVKMRPSLTTRPTPSTFP; encoded by the exons ATGGCAATGATCACCACGACGGGCCGCCGGAAAATGACTACCATTCGCCGGAATCCGGCGACTCTGCTGCTGCTCATCGCCCTGGCGGTCCTCCACCCGGTCCCTTGTCGCACCGGATCGATCCCGGGGCCGATAAAGACGGTGGTCGTGCTGGTGATGGAGAACCGGTCCTTCGACCACATGTTGGGTTGGATGAAGCGCATCAACCCGGAGATCGACGGCGTCACCGGCGCTGAGTCGAACCGCCTGAAGGCCACGGACCCGAGCTCCCCTCgcttcttcttcaacaacacGTCCCAGTACGTCGACGCCGACCCGGGCCACTCGTTCCAGGCAATACGCGAGCAGATTTTTGGTTCTGAGGATGTATCCGCCTTCCCGGCACCCATGAACGGCTTCGTCCAGCAGGCCTATTCCATGACCAACTCCACCGCGATGCCGACAGAGGTGATGAACGGCTTCGAGCCCGAGTCGGTGCCCGTCTACCAGGCGCTCGTTTCTGAGTTCGCCGTGTTCGACCGGTGGTTCGCCTCCGTCCCGGCGTCGACGCAGCCGAACCGGCTGTACGTGCACTCGGCGACGTCGCACGGAGCGACGAGCAACATTCCGGCGCTGCTGATCGAGGGGTACCCGCAGCGGACCATCTTCGACTGCCTGGACGAGGAGGGGCTGTCGTTCGGGATATACTACCAGAACATTCCAGCGACAATGTTCTACAAGAGCCTGAGGAAGCTGAGGTTCGCGACCAAGTTCCGGCCGTACGACCTGCGGTTCAAGGCGGACGCGAGGGCGGGGCGGCTGCCCAATTACGTGGTGGTGGAGCAGCGGTACATGGACTCGAAGGCTCTTCCGGCGAACGACGACCACCCGTCGCACGACGTGTACCAGGGGCAGTTGCTGGTGAAGGAGGTGTACGAGGCGCTCCGGTCCAGCCCGCAGTGGAACGAGACGCTGCTCCTCATCACCTACGACGAGCACGGCGGCTTCTACGACCACGTACCCACCCCGGTACGCGACGTACCCAGCCCCGACGGCATCGTCGGTCCCGAACCCTTCTTCTTCAAGTTCGACCGCCTTGGGGTCCGAGTCCCCACCATCGCCATCTCCCCTTGGATCGAGAAAGCAACCG TTGTGCATAGACCGGACGGGCCGTTCCCATCTTCAGAATTTGAGCATTCATCGGTTTCGGCCACTGTGAAGAAGCTCTTCAATCTGAACTCTAATTATCTTACGAAGAGGGCCGCCTGGGCTGGAACCTTCGAGAAGATCCTGCAGGCAAGAACAACTCCAAGAACTGATTGCCCAG AGCAACTTCCTACTCCAAAGAGAATGAGGATGACTGATGCAAATGAGGAAGCGAACTTGAGCCAGTTTCAGGATGAGCTCATTCAGCTGGCCGCCGTCCTGGTCGGCGACCACGAGCTGGTCGGGTTCCCGGACAAGATAGGGGAGAAGATGACGGTGAGGCAAGGGAAGCAGTACGCAG